From one Luteolibacter sp. Y139 genomic stretch:
- a CDS encoding potassium channel family protein, which translates to MLAELFASFILLGLCVLIHSTGIALILRQIHHHPPVPTDRPWKVALVIVQVAWKLTSLHLFQIVLWAVYFQIQGCLPNFETALYFSGVSYSTLGYGDVVLPQGWRTLGPAEGLTGILMCGLSTGLFFAIAHRLLEARLHHRPTATK; encoded by the coding sequence ATGCTCGCGGAATTGTTCGCCTCCTTCATCCTGCTCGGGCTCTGCGTGCTCATCCACTCCACGGGCATCGCGCTGATCCTTCGCCAGATCCACCACCATCCTCCGGTGCCAACCGACCGCCCTTGGAAGGTCGCACTCGTGATAGTGCAGGTCGCTTGGAAGCTCACCTCCCTCCACCTCTTCCAGATCGTCCTGTGGGCCGTCTATTTCCAGATTCAAGGCTGCCTCCCGAACTTCGAAACCGCCCTCTATTTCTCCGGCGTCAGCTACTCGACGCTCGGCTACGGCGACGTGGTCCTGCCGCAGGGCTGGCGCACTCTCGGCCCAGCCGAGGGCCTGACCGGCATCCTCATGTGCGGTCTTTCCACCGGCCTCTTCTTTGCCATCGCCCATCGCCTCTTGGAGGCGCGACTCCATCATCGCCCAACGGCGACAAAGTGA
- a CDS encoding anaerobic C4-dicarboxylate transporter, with the protein MDIKIILEILVILGALAMGARTGGVGLGLWGAVGLLVLVVGFQLPPGSIPGDVLLIVLTVIMAASAMEVAGGIDFLVRVAEKIIRKNPKQVTIVAPLVTYAFTFAAGTGHIVYPLLPVIFEVAHENGIRPERPMAIATIASQQAITASPVSAATAAMITILASHGYGLVQILLICVPSTLLGVVIAAIVQLRVGKELKDDPEYQRLLASGELQPPEKSTGAELPPIKKGARASALIFLSGVGLVVLAGIFKQLRTIGGVEVPMANSIAIVMLTVAAVIMTVTKIPASEVPKCKTCQSGVSAIVGILGLAWLGDTFMDANSEVIIGGLKHMAEAAPWTFSIGLFVASMLLFSQAATAKTLMPLGLSLGIPAPLLIGMFPAVNGYFFIPNYGTIIAAIQFDRSGTTRIGKYLLNHSFMLPGMICTVGAVGCGMLIGKLFF; encoded by the coding sequence ATGGACATTAAGATCATCCTCGAAATCCTCGTGATCCTCGGCGCGCTGGCGATGGGGGCACGGACGGGTGGCGTCGGGCTGGGCCTGTGGGGCGCGGTGGGGCTGCTGGTGCTTGTGGTGGGTTTTCAGCTCCCGCCGGGCAGCATTCCCGGTGATGTCCTTTTGATTGTCCTCACCGTCATCATGGCGGCGTCGGCGATGGAGGTTGCGGGTGGGATCGATTTCCTGGTCCGGGTGGCGGAAAAGATCATCCGGAAGAATCCGAAGCAGGTGACGATCGTGGCTCCGCTGGTGACCTATGCGTTCACCTTTGCCGCGGGCACGGGGCATATCGTGTATCCGCTACTACCGGTGATTTTCGAGGTGGCGCATGAGAATGGCATCCGGCCGGAGCGGCCGATGGCGATTGCCACGATCGCGTCGCAGCAGGCGATCACAGCGAGCCCCGTTTCGGCCGCGACGGCGGCGATGATCACGATCCTCGCGTCGCATGGCTACGGGCTGGTCCAGATCCTTTTGATCTGCGTGCCGTCGACGCTGCTCGGGGTCGTGATTGCCGCGATCGTGCAGCTGCGGGTCGGGAAGGAACTGAAGGATGATCCGGAGTATCAACGCCTGCTCGCCTCGGGCGAACTGCAGCCGCCGGAGAAGTCGACGGGCGCGGAGCTGCCTCCGATCAAGAAGGGTGCCCGGGCCAGCGCGTTAATCTTTTTGAGCGGGGTGGGACTGGTGGTGCTCGCTGGGATTTTCAAGCAGCTCCGGACCATCGGCGGCGTGGAGGTGCCGATGGCCAACTCGATTGCGATCGTGATGCTCACCGTGGCGGCGGTGATCATGACGGTGACCAAGATTCCTGCCAGCGAGGTGCCGAAGTGCAAGACGTGCCAATCCGGCGTCTCGGCGATCGTCGGCATTCTCGGACTGGCGTGGCTCGGCGACACCTTCATGGACGCGAACAGCGAGGTGATCATCGGCGGCCTGAAGCACATGGCGGAAGCTGCGCCGTGGACTTTCTCTATCGGGCTCTTCGTTGCCTCAATGCTGCTCTTCAGCCAGGCGGCGACGGCCAAGACGCTGATGCCGCTAGGGCTTTCGCTGGGGATCCCGGCACCGCTGCTGATCGGGATGTTCCCGGCGGTGAACGGATACTTCTTCATTCCCAACTACGGAACGATCATTGCCGCGATCCAGTTCGACCGCTCGGGGACGACGCGGATCGGCAAGTATTTGCTGAACCATTCTTTCATGCTGCCGGGAATGATTTGTACTGTCGGTGCGGTTGGCTGTGGCATGCTGATCGGGAAACTTTTCTTCTGA
- a CDS encoding alpha/beta fold hydrolase has protein sequence MKSPVLLFALALPLLTGCGNFRRLSADLEILDQGYHIHGRITNADDFKVPVRAVVFEWDRPANRIDSGDRVELATGGAFIFSVKNPARQFVAAFADSNKNGRYDSGEPLWFHAGRDGQPQAVEFDSSRRAEVRGDLRPGSMPSGLRQAIDNALAGRTVDQFVTGHGVRLSLGEIAKLDDPRFAATRGSDGLWAPATTAATTGFGLYFLEPYDPARIPVLFVHGAAGSPQDWRYAMERIDRKRYQPWFAFYPSGLRLEECASALNDGVKALQHRYGFQRLHVVAHSMGGLVSRRFIEKNVIEDGNRYINTFITFSSPWGGHEAAAAGVKRAPSVVPSWRDMENGSAFLNRLFDERLKGKVSHHLFYSHHAKRSLLLPEENDGTVSVASQLRPEAKADAASVQGYDEDHVSILSARGPLTRAKEILDAAPR, from the coding sequence ATGAAATCGCCTGTCCTCTTGTTCGCCCTGGCGCTCCCTCTGTTGACCGGCTGCGGAAACTTCCGTCGCCTCTCCGCCGACTTGGAGATTCTCGATCAAGGATACCACATCCACGGCCGCATCACGAACGCCGATGACTTCAAGGTCCCTGTGCGCGCCGTGGTGTTCGAATGGGACCGCCCCGCGAACCGGATCGACTCCGGCGACCGCGTCGAACTCGCCACCGGCGGCGCTTTCATCTTCTCGGTGAAGAATCCCGCCCGCCAATTCGTCGCCGCCTTCGCCGACTCTAACAAGAATGGCCGCTACGACTCCGGCGAGCCGCTGTGGTTCCACGCCGGCCGGGACGGCCAGCCGCAAGCTGTCGAATTCGACTCATCCCGCCGGGCGGAAGTCCGGGGCGACCTCCGCCCCGGCTCCATGCCATCCGGCCTGCGCCAAGCGATCGACAATGCCCTGGCCGGTCGCACGGTGGACCAATTCGTCACCGGCCACGGCGTCCGCCTCAGCCTCGGCGAAATCGCAAAGCTTGATGACCCGCGCTTCGCCGCCACCCGCGGCTCGGACGGCCTGTGGGCACCCGCGACCACCGCTGCCACCACCGGCTTCGGACTCTATTTCCTGGAGCCCTACGATCCCGCGCGCATACCCGTGCTCTTCGTCCACGGCGCAGCCGGATCGCCCCAGGACTGGCGCTACGCCATGGAACGCATCGACCGCAAGCGCTACCAGCCATGGTTCGCCTTCTACCCCTCCGGCCTCCGTCTCGAGGAATGCGCCAGTGCCCTCAATGACGGCGTCAAAGCCCTTCAGCACCGCTACGGATTCCAGCGCCTTCATGTCGTCGCCCACAGCATGGGCGGACTCGTCTCGCGCCGCTTCATCGAGAAAAACGTCATCGAGGACGGCAATCGCTACATCAATACCTTCATCACCTTCTCCTCCCCATGGGGCGGCCACGAAGCCGCAGCCGCCGGCGTGAAACGCGCCCCCTCCGTAGTACCCTCATGGCGCGACATGGAAAACGGCTCCGCCTTCCTCAACCGCCTCTTCGACGAACGCCTGAAAGGCAAAGTAAGCCACCACCTCTTCTACAGCCACCACGCCAAGCGCTCCCTCCTGCTGCCGGAGGAGAACGACGGAACCGTCAGCGTCGCCAGCCAACTCCGCCCCGAGGCGAAAGCCGATGCCGCCAGCGTCCAAGGCTATGATGAGGACCACGTCTCGATCCTCTCTGCCCGAGGTCCGCTCACCCGTGCGAAGGAGATCCTCGATGCCGCCCCGCGATGA
- a CDS encoding DcaP family trimeric outer membrane transporter, with product MPAARGDDVEDMKKSLATMEQTIAELKTRIAVLEEEKAADKEKPEPAHAHHHASAPEPAAEPAPAAPASTPAITNAVVVAPQPGSAGSASTVRDYDGFQDLQQAAPRPENKPLDPELKGFILIPGTDTMVKLGGSARVDAITDFANNGNPNQFIPSTIPVGNQTGFGGDERSTIHGKGTRISLEIRRPTEQFGNLRIYNENDFFGDSTSNAMTFRVRHFYGQAWNFLIGQTFSGFMNPDAWPDVLDYQGPAGILNRRQAQIRYTQPLWDDCGEGHAYISVEYPESDILDSTLPASSKERSSTPDLIIGGRWEGDYGNIQLAGIGRSIGFESDAGPQGDTVGWGVSLSGQWHMTEDDDLSAQVAYGEGIARYVNDFNGNNLDAAWVGDDLEAIPIFAPMVGYTHRWNEHFRSTLTASWVMADLPSTVSALTPENTASFSANLVWQPTKSFRLGLEYLFGTKETYDGTDGDAQRLNFVIRYDLVK from the coding sequence ATGCCTGCTGCCCGGGGCGACGATGTGGAAGACATGAAGAAGTCGCTCGCCACGATGGAGCAAACCATTGCCGAGCTGAAGACGCGAATCGCGGTGCTTGAGGAGGAGAAGGCGGCGGACAAGGAGAAGCCGGAGCCGGCACATGCTCACCACCACGCTTCCGCACCTGAACCCGCGGCGGAGCCAGCACCAGCCGCGCCGGCGTCGACACCGGCGATCACGAACGCCGTGGTCGTGGCGCCCCAGCCGGGAAGCGCGGGATCGGCGAGCACGGTGCGCGATTACGATGGTTTCCAGGATCTCCAACAGGCCGCGCCGCGTCCGGAGAATAAGCCGCTGGATCCAGAACTGAAGGGGTTCATTCTCATCCCCGGCACCGATACCATGGTCAAACTGGGCGGTTCAGCCCGGGTCGATGCGATCACTGACTTCGCCAACAACGGCAATCCGAACCAGTTCATCCCCTCGACCATTCCGGTGGGAAACCAGACGGGATTCGGTGGTGACGAACGTTCGACCATTCACGGCAAGGGGACCCGTATCAGCTTGGAAATCCGTCGTCCGACCGAGCAGTTCGGGAACCTGAGAATCTACAACGAGAACGACTTCTTCGGCGACTCGACATCAAATGCGATGACGTTCCGAGTCCGCCACTTCTACGGGCAAGCGTGGAACTTCCTGATCGGCCAGACTTTTTCCGGTTTCATGAATCCGGACGCTTGGCCGGACGTGCTCGACTACCAGGGTCCAGCGGGAATTCTCAACCGTCGCCAGGCGCAGATCCGCTATACCCAGCCGTTGTGGGATGACTGTGGGGAAGGCCATGCCTACATCAGCGTCGAGTATCCCGAGAGCGACATCCTGGATTCAACCCTGCCCGCCAGCTCCAAGGAGCGGAGCAGCACGCCGGACTTGATCATCGGGGGACGATGGGAAGGTGACTATGGGAACATCCAACTCGCAGGTATCGGCCGCAGTATCGGCTTTGAAAGCGACGCTGGGCCGCAGGGGGACACCGTTGGCTGGGGCGTGAGCTTGTCCGGCCAGTGGCACATGACCGAGGACGACGATCTTTCAGCGCAGGTCGCGTATGGCGAAGGCATCGCTCGCTATGTGAACGATTTCAACGGCAACAATCTCGATGCCGCGTGGGTTGGCGATGATCTGGAGGCGATCCCGATCTTCGCGCCGATGGTCGGGTATACGCATCGCTGGAACGAGCACTTCCGCTCGACGCTCACGGCGAGCTGGGTGATGGCGGACTTGCCTTCGACGGTGTCGGCACTGACGCCGGAGAATACCGCGAGCTTCAGCGCCAATCTGGTGTGGCAGCCGACCAAGTCCTTCCGCCTGGGTCTCGAGTATCTCTTCGGCACGAAGGAGACGTATGACGGTACCGACGGCGATGCCCAGCGCCTGAACTTCGTGATCCGCTACGACCTCGTCAAATAA
- a CDS encoding bestrophin-like domain has translation MSHAGILDVVPVWVFFIFVALIAIVPIEVGQRLGARRRRKEDHESEGPVSSVVGATLGLLGFMVALTVGSTTARFDARKEAIIDGVNAIETAYRNSALLPEPHRSECRQLLRDYTAVRIQMPALFGDPDHLRALDAQVRKLQRSLWSHAEELARVDRSSEIYALFTASLNEVDQLYNKRIIMGSQHRIPFLVWVVLFIVTIITMLGVGFHFGLAGSRSLTANLMLALTFALVISLIFDLDQPGKGWVNVSQQPMDELNERLHAAE, from the coding sequence ATGTCCCACGCAGGCATTCTCGATGTCGTCCCGGTCTGGGTTTTCTTCATCTTCGTGGCGTTGATTGCCATCGTTCCGATCGAGGTGGGGCAGCGCTTGGGGGCGCGACGCCGACGGAAAGAAGACCATGAATCGGAGGGGCCGGTCAGCAGTGTGGTGGGAGCCACTCTCGGGCTGCTCGGCTTCATGGTGGCGCTGACGGTGGGATCGACCACGGCTCGATTTGATGCGCGCAAGGAGGCCATCATCGATGGCGTGAATGCGATCGAGACGGCCTACCGGAATTCGGCCCTGTTGCCGGAGCCGCACCGGAGCGAGTGCCGCCAACTGCTGCGGGACTACACGGCGGTCCGCATCCAGATGCCTGCGTTGTTTGGCGACCCCGATCACCTGCGGGCGCTGGACGCTCAGGTCAGGAAGCTGCAACGATCGCTGTGGTCCCATGCTGAGGAGTTGGCGCGGGTGGATCGCAGCTCCGAAATCTATGCGCTCTTCACCGCGAGCCTCAATGAGGTGGATCAGCTTTACAACAAGCGGATCATCATGGGATCCCAGCATCGCATTCCCTTTCTGGTGTGGGTGGTGCTGTTCATTGTGACGATCATCACGATGCTCGGAGTGGGATTCCATTTCGGGCTGGCGGGCAGCCGTAGCTTGACCGCCAATCTCATGCTGGCGCTGACCTTCGCGCTGGTGATTTCGCTGATTTTCGACCTCGACCAGCCCGGGAAGGGGTGGGTGAACGTCAGCCAGCAGCCGATGGACGAACTGAACGAGAGGCTGCATGCGGCCGAGTGA
- a CDS encoding aspartate ammonia-lyase: protein MSFSDKRVHDIAGAVGIESGDLLDLFTRGHSREYKAGDYLFHESTPRQWMGIVEEGEIEIVAGVHGSTTRLATLTRGTAFGEGVMLDDLPHASSAVALTAAKVLLIPREAFDELRATKPEVFYRMVGHVARRLSTRLRDANRHLAGAGPAVAATWRREHDSLGEREISDGYYYGVQTLRGMENFPLSGIPLSHFSHFVRSLAYVKKAAASANQELGVLKPDRAAAIMAACDEVIAGSLHAHFTVDMIQGGAGTSTNMNANEVIANRALEIMGYRKGQYEHLHPNDDVNCSQSTNDAYPTAIKLGVILTLRDAVSALRELREALEAKAAEFAEVLKMGRTENQDAVPMTLGQEFGAYAVMIGDGIRYLERAGEELHEMNMGATAIGTGINSPPGYAELCTRRLAEISGVPVTLAANLVEATQDSGGFALMSSAMKTAAVQLSKICNDLRWLSSGPRCGLYEIRLPSMQPGSSIMPGKVNPVIPEVVSQVCFQIIGADVTVSMASEASELELNMAEPIIAFNLLFGLTLLRNAAVILNARCISGIQANKERCMEYVRNSIGLVTALNPVLGYERSAAIAKEALATGGSVYDLVLAKGWLAKEQLDDLLSPEKMTRPRSL from the coding sequence ATGAGCTTCTCCGACAAGCGTGTCCATGACATCGCCGGTGCCGTAGGCATTGAATCCGGCGATTTGCTGGACCTATTCACCCGTGGCCATTCGCGGGAGTACAAGGCAGGCGACTATCTCTTCCATGAGTCCACGCCACGGCAGTGGATGGGCATCGTGGAGGAGGGGGAGATTGAAATCGTGGCGGGGGTGCACGGCAGTACGACGCGGCTTGCCACGCTGACGCGAGGGACGGCATTCGGGGAAGGGGTGATGCTGGATGATTTGCCGCATGCTTCATCGGCAGTTGCGCTTACTGCGGCCAAGGTCCTGCTGATCCCGCGGGAGGCTTTCGATGAGCTCCGTGCAACGAAGCCGGAGGTGTTTTACCGGATGGTGGGGCATGTGGCGCGACGGCTCAGCACGCGGCTGCGCGATGCGAACCGGCACCTCGCGGGAGCGGGGCCGGCGGTGGCGGCGACGTGGCGACGCGAGCACGACTCGCTCGGCGAGCGCGAGATTTCGGACGGCTATTACTACGGCGTGCAGACGCTGCGCGGGATGGAGAACTTCCCGTTGTCCGGGATTCCGCTCAGCCACTTCAGCCACTTCGTGCGAAGCCTAGCTTACGTCAAGAAGGCGGCGGCGAGCGCGAACCAGGAGCTTGGCGTGCTCAAGCCCGATCGCGCTGCGGCGATCATGGCTGCTTGTGACGAAGTCATTGCCGGGAGCCTCCATGCTCATTTCACGGTGGACATGATCCAGGGTGGCGCGGGCACCTCGACCAACATGAACGCGAACGAGGTGATCGCCAACCGCGCGCTTGAGATCATGGGGTATCGCAAGGGGCAGTATGAGCACTTGCATCCGAACGACGACGTCAACTGCTCGCAATCGACCAACGACGCCTACCCGACGGCGATCAAGCTGGGGGTGATCCTGACGCTGCGCGACGCGGTGTCGGCACTCCGCGAGTTGCGTGAGGCGCTGGAGGCGAAGGCGGCGGAGTTTGCCGAGGTGCTCAAGATGGGCCGCACCGAGAACCAGGACGCAGTGCCGATGACGCTCGGGCAGGAATTCGGTGCCTATGCGGTGATGATTGGAGACGGCATTCGCTACCTTGAGAGGGCTGGGGAAGAGCTTCACGAAATGAACATGGGTGCCACTGCGATCGGTACCGGCATCAATAGCCCGCCGGGCTATGCGGAGCTGTGCACGCGGCGGCTCGCGGAAATCAGCGGGGTGCCGGTGACGCTTGCCGCCAATCTGGTGGAGGCGACGCAGGACAGCGGCGGCTTTGCGCTGATGAGCAGCGCGATGAAGACCGCGGCGGTCCAACTTTCGAAGATCTGCAACGACCTGCGCTGGCTTTCCTCCGGACCTCGTTGCGGGCTCTATGAGATTCGCCTGCCCTCAATGCAGCCCGGTTCTTCGATCATGCCGGGCAAGGTGAATCCGGTGATTCCGGAAGTGGTTAGCCAGGTCTGTTTCCAGATCATTGGCGCGGACGTGACGGTTTCGATGGCTTCAGAAGCCAGCGAGCTCGAGTTGAACATGGCCGAGCCGATCATTGCGTTCAACCTGCTCTTCGGCCTGACGCTGCTGCGCAATGCGGCGGTGATCCTGAATGCGCGCTGCATTTCCGGAATCCAGGCGAACAAGGAGCGCTGCATGGAATACGTGCGGAACTCGATCGGCCTCGTGACCGCGCTCAACCCGGTGCTGGGCTACGAACGCAGTGCCGCGATCGCGAAGGAAGCGCTGGCGACCGGCGGCAGCGTGTATGACCTGGTGCTTGCGAAGGGCTGGCTCGCCAAGGAGCAGCTCGATGATTTGCTTTCGCCGGAGAAGATGACCAGGCCGCGGTCGCTCTAG
- a CDS encoding STAS/SEC14 domain-containing protein — protein MIEHHFDESHAILHVQPKGSLEEADFEALAGEVDPFIADGGELAGLIVETPGFPGWSSVASMIAHLRFVRDHHRHIRKVAVVTDSPLGNLAEHVASHFVAAEIKPFPAGEVEAARLWILGDGE, from the coding sequence ATGATCGAACATCACTTTGACGAGAGCCATGCGATCCTTCACGTGCAACCCAAGGGATCACTGGAGGAAGCTGACTTCGAGGCGCTGGCCGGCGAGGTGGACCCGTTCATTGCGGACGGCGGAGAACTTGCGGGGCTGATTGTGGAGACGCCGGGCTTTCCGGGGTGGTCTTCGGTGGCGTCGATGATCGCGCACCTGCGTTTTGTCCGCGATCACCATCGGCACATCCGGAAGGTGGCGGTGGTGACGGATTCGCCGTTGGGGAATCTGGCCGAGCATGTGGCGTCGCATTTCGTGGCGGCGGAGATCAAGCCGTTTCCCGCAGGGGAAGTGGAGGCTGCGCGGCTGTGGATCCTAGGGGATGGGGAGTGA
- a CDS encoding SulP family inorganic anion transporter, translated as MNFPALSWLRSYPREWLRADVVAGITLAAYLLPAGIGDASLAGLPPEAGLYACLFGGLVFWLFCGSRHTVITVTSAISLLIGASLAPMSDGDPARHAALAACTALLVAIIAFIAWLVKAGTIVNFISEPVMIGFKCGVALFLASSQLPKLFGYKGGHGDFWERSGHFLSHLDQTNMAALLTGIAALAVLILGKIFLKNKPVGLFVVIGGIIAATLLGLEKQGVKMLGEVPRGLPMPGLPGIKASDLNDLLPLALACFMLGAVETAAIGRMFAAKHGGRFDSNREFLALSLSNLAAGLGRSFPISGGMSQSLVNESGGAKTPLSGLIASLIILIVALFLSSLLHNLPQPALAAIVLVAIAGLFKVKALKRLWKYDRPEFIVAMAALAGVLCSGLLRGVMLGAVISMFQLIRSASKPHVAVLGRIPGTRRFSDSARHEDNESIPGVLIVRPESGLVYFNIDHVRDRITAAAETTKPKLVLLDLSAAPRVDLQAAATLGALHSELATTGIRLQIVEAHASVRDKLRQEEIDEKTGTINRHTSVADAVDAFLRGEPHPA; from the coding sequence ATGAACTTCCCCGCCCTCTCCTGGCTCCGCAGCTACCCGCGTGAATGGCTGCGCGCCGACGTCGTCGCCGGCATCACCCTCGCGGCCTATCTGCTTCCCGCCGGGATCGGCGATGCCTCGCTCGCCGGCCTCCCTCCCGAAGCTGGCCTCTACGCCTGCCTATTCGGCGGCCTCGTCTTCTGGCTCTTCTGCGGCTCCCGTCACACCGTCATCACGGTCACCTCCGCCATCTCCCTGCTCATTGGAGCCTCGCTCGCTCCCATGTCAGATGGCGATCCCGCCCGCCACGCTGCCCTGGCGGCATGTACGGCACTTCTCGTAGCAATCATCGCCTTCATCGCTTGGCTGGTGAAGGCAGGCACCATCGTCAATTTCATCTCAGAGCCGGTCATGATCGGCTTCAAGTGCGGCGTCGCCCTCTTCCTCGCCAGCTCACAGCTGCCAAAGCTCTTCGGCTACAAGGGCGGCCACGGCGACTTCTGGGAGCGCAGCGGACACTTCCTCTCCCACCTCGACCAGACCAACATGGCCGCGCTGCTCACCGGCATCGCCGCACTGGCCGTCCTAATTCTCGGCAAGATCTTCCTGAAAAACAAACCCGTCGGCCTCTTCGTCGTCATCGGCGGCATTATCGCGGCGACCCTGTTAGGTTTGGAGAAGCAGGGCGTGAAGATGCTCGGCGAAGTCCCCCGGGGCCTCCCCATGCCCGGCCTGCCCGGCATCAAAGCCAGCGACCTCAATGACCTGCTCCCCCTCGCCCTCGCCTGCTTCATGCTCGGCGCCGTGGAGACCGCCGCCATCGGCCGCATGTTCGCCGCGAAACACGGCGGCCGCTTCGATAGCAACCGCGAGTTCCTCGCCCTTTCGCTCTCCAATCTCGCCGCCGGCCTAGGCCGCAGCTTCCCCATCAGCGGCGGCATGTCCCAGTCGCTCGTCAATGAAAGCGGCGGTGCCAAGACCCCTCTCTCCGGCCTGATCGCCTCCCTTATCATCCTCATCGTCGCGCTCTTCCTCTCCAGCCTCCTCCACAACCTCCCACAGCCCGCACTGGCAGCCATCGTGCTCGTTGCTATCGCTGGCCTCTTCAAGGTGAAAGCCCTCAAGCGCCTGTGGAAATACGACCGCCCCGAATTCATCGTCGCGATGGCAGCCCTCGCAGGAGTGCTTTGCTCCGGCCTCCTGCGAGGCGTGATGCTCGGCGCCGTCATCTCCATGTTCCAACTCATCCGCAGTGCGTCAAAGCCGCACGTCGCCGTCCTCGGTCGCATCCCCGGCACCCGGCGCTTTTCAGACAGCGCCCGCCATGAGGACAACGAATCCATTCCCGGCGTCCTGATCGTCCGGCCCGAGTCCGGCCTGGTCTATTTCAATATCGACCACGTCCGCGACCGCATCACGGCCGCAGCGGAGACCACCAAGCCCAAGCTCGTGCTGTTAGACCTCTCCGCCGCCCCGCGCGTGGACCTTCAGGCCGCAGCCACCCTCGGTGCCCTGCACTCCGAACTCGCCACCACCGGCATCCGCCTCCAGATCGTCGAAGCCCACGCCTCCGTCCGCGACAAGCTCCGGCAGGAAGAGATCGACGAAAAAACCGGCACCATCAATCGCCACACCAGCGTCGCCGATGCCGTCGACGCCTTCCTCCGCGGCGAACCGCACCCCGCCTGA